The Hypomesus transpacificus isolate Combined female chromosome 2, fHypTra1, whole genome shotgun sequence genome window below encodes:
- the nacad gene encoding nascent polypeptide-associated complex subunit alpha yields MPQLESHRQTKPGQSWSLEERPRVEEDTDSEDDSAAQQQGHRTQPRASLGNRGRSYLNKESDSPNERESQPSISHPLADRQAGCSISHSYKISEEIDLSFQNNLGSCNESESEGSVPEREEPGWAPVRPSEPQSMSVAEEAMYRPKQSRSEKKARKAMSKLGLKPVHGITRITIRKSKSILFVISRPDVFKSPASDIYIVFGEAKIEDLSQQVHKAAAEKFKVPVAPSPLAPPAPPSLTIKEESEEEEVYQNVNTD; encoded by the exons ATGCCCCAGCTCGAGTCCCACAGGCAAACTAAACCAGGCCAGTCATGGAGTCTGGAGGAGAGGCCCAGAG TTGAGGAGGACACAGACAGTGAGGATGACAGTGCTGCTCAACAACAAGGTCACAGGACTCAACCCAGAGCAAGTTTGGGAAACAGAGGCCGTTCTTATTTAAATAAGGAGTCTGACTCacccaatgagagagagagccagcctTCCATCTCCCACCCActtgctgacagacaggcaggctgttCAATCAGCCACAGCTACAAGATTTCAGAGGAGATCGACTTGTCCTTCCAGAACAACT TGGGCTCCTGTAACGAGTCGGAGAGTGAAGGGTCAGTACCAGAGCGGGAGGAACCAGGGTGGGCGCCAGTGAGACCCTCTGAGCCCCAG tccatGTCTGTTGCTGAGGAGGCAATGTACAGACCCAAACAGAGCCGCAGCGAAAAGAAAGCCCGCAAG gcCATGTCTAAGCTTGGTCTGAAGCCAGTTCACGGTATAACCAGGATCACCATAAGGAAGTCTAAGAGCATCCTGTTCGTCATCAGTAGACCAGACGTGTTCAAAAGCCCAGCATCTGACATCTACATTGTGTTTGGAGAGGCCAAG aTAGAGGACCTGTCTCAGCAGGTTCACAAGGCCGCAGCAGAGAAGTTCAAGGTGCCCGTGGCCCCTTCCCCCCtggctccccctgccccccccagcctcaccatcaaagaggagagcgaggaggaagaggtatATCAAAACGTCAACACTGACTAG